The Bacteroidia bacterium genomic interval GGTATTAAGTTCCTCGTCCACATCAACACTCCAAACCTGCTTAAACGATGAAGAAAAAGCCCAATCGTCCACACCCAATCCACCGCTTAAATCAACCAACAATTCTCCCTTCATGAGTCCGGCTTTAAATCGTGCTACTTCTTCGGCAGTGGATTGCTCCAAGGCTCGTCGGGTAAACAAGCAACGTTTTTCGAACCAGGTTGGTAATTTATGCCTGGCTTTTTGCAAACAATGAATTTGTTCAATTGCCCTTTTGCTATCAAATGCTGAAACTGGTTTATGTTTCAGGGCTAATTGAACAGGATCTGACTGTAAATTCTCTTCAATAAATTGGAAAAATGCAGCGGAGTACATCACATGACTTAGGTGGCTTACTTACCACTACTTATAGAACAGTTATTCTTCGTCTTCTGCAAAGGTTAACACAAAATCATCCGGATCGGCAATAGAAAATTCGGTAGCTCCATAAAAGGTTTTTTCCAAGCCTTTTAGTATTGGAATTGGTTGGGCTTGAAGCTTGTCAAAAAATGTGCGTATCCCTTTTATTTGAATATATAGCAACAATGCTCCTCCCCTACTTCGTTTTATTTCGGGTAATTCTTCACCCAAACTATCCAAGCTTTGCAACATAATAACCACTTCACCGCATTTTAACATTGCCCAAACCGGATCACCTTCTTCAGGAACCCGGTTTACCACCGAAAAACCTAGATTTTGATAAAAGATCAAACTTTTACTTAGGTCCTTAACAAATAAGTTGGGCGTTATCGTGTTCATTAAAATAACGGTATTAAAAAGTAATGCTGTCTAGTCTGGATTGTTTAGCCCTGATAGCAGCCTCTATATCTTCCAATCTTCCTTTAGGAATGGCACCAATTAATTTTTTGGTGTATTCGGTTTGTGGATTTTCATAAATAGCATCTGCATCACCCATTTCTTCAATTTTACCTTTGTTCATTACTACCATTCGGTCGCTCATAAACTTCACAACACTTAAGTCGTGGCTAATGAAGATATAGGTAAAATGATTATCTCGTTTTAATTCGTTTAAGAGGTTTAACACCTGGGCTTGAATTGATACATCGAGGGCAGATACAGATTCGTCGCAAATGATAAATTTTGGACGAAGTGCCAAGGCTCTGGCAATACAAATGCGTTGCCTTTGTCCAC includes:
- a CDS encoding VOC family protein, coding for MNTITPNLFVKDLSKSLIFYQNLGFSVVNRVPEEGDPVWAMLKCGEVVIMLQSLDSLGEELPEIKRSRGGALLLYIQIKGIRTFFDKLQAQPIPILKGLEKTFYGATEFSIADPDDFVLTFAEDEE
- a CDS encoding ATP-binding cassette domain-containing protein translates to VDDVSFTVYPGETLGLVGESGCGKTTLGRTILRLIEPTSGQAIFQGKDLASLSQADLREIRKDIQIIFQDPYSSLNPRITVGQAIMEPMQVHGILGSDAERKDRVMELLARVNMQEQHFFRYPHEFSGGQRQRICIARALALRPKFIICDESVSALDVSIQAQVLNLLNELKRDNHFTYIFISHDLSVVKFMSDRMVVMNKGKIEEMGDADAIYENPQTEYTKKLIGAIPKGRLEDIEAAIRAKQSRLDSITF